The following DNA comes from Methylophilus sp. 5.
TCAGTAATATTCATGCATCACCTTCCTTTTAAATCGCTTCTACGGGCTGTTTTTGGGTTAATACATAGCGTCCAATTCTGTGTTTAATACCGTGTTCGCTAGTCCAGTTATCCCAAAACGTGACAATCTGATAACCCGCCCTGCGTAATTCCATAATGCGCGGCGCGGGTGACATCACGTCTAAATACTCGCGGGCTTGGGCGGTGGTTATGCTGTCCTTTTCAAAAAGCCAGTCGAGAATTTTCAAGCGTTGATTGTGGGCGCTGTTATCGTTAAAATTTGAAGTGTCTTCTTTGACGCCTGCCTGTGTGTGGGCTATTTTTTTATCCATGACTTAGCCCTCCACTTTCCCTGACATAAATGCACGCAGGTCACCTGCTCGAACTGTAGTCGTTCTTTCAGTGAGTTTGTGAGTTTTGAGTTTGCCTGTAGATACAAGCCGCCAGAATGTGGCAATCCCTATGCCAAGCAAAAGCGCAGCTTGCTTTGGGCGGATATGAACATCGTCGGATAAATGGCTAAAGTTAGCCATTATTGGGTTGATATTGCTATGTATTGCTTTCATCGTTAATCACTTTAAGTAGTTGGAGTGATTACGGATTTTATACACTAAAAAAAAATAGTATGTGCTTGTGCTAGCAGGGTAATAAGTCAGCTAGCAGACTGCATTTTTTCTTTTTCCCATTGTCTACACCAACCAGTAATAACCGCTACGCTGCTAAGGTGGTTGACTTCATCCTCTGGATTATCTGGGCGAAACTTATCAATCATGTCTTGTGCAAATTTCGTATTGTTTCTGTAATGCCCATATGGCGGGCTTGCAACTTTTGATTCTTGCCATCTTTGCCAACATTCTTTAACTACCTGTTTCTCTTTTTGTTTTGGGTCATTTTTAGTTTTATTTAAACCACCTTTTGAGTGATCGGATTGTGCTTTACTGACTTTCTTCTTAGCATCTATCAGCTCAACTTCTTGAGCATTATGCTTAATGATTAATGGGTTCATTGCTTGCTTAACTGTCAGATTGAGCAAAAAATCTTGTACAGTACCTTCGAAAATCAAATCTGCAAGGTATTTGGTTAGTATCAACCAATCTGTGCTTTGCGAAGCATCTTTTATTAACTCTTGAATCTGCGACCTATAATGCGGTGAAATTTCGGCTATATTAGCGCGACTTACAAGCTTATGCTGTAGCTCTACAATCAGAGTATTTAAATCATTCTTATACTTATTAGTTTGTTCATACATAAACGCCCCTTTGCGTTTGCCCTATATCGGAAACCACACCAGCTAGGCTAGGGTTGCCAAGTTTTCGCCCCGTCGGACTAGGTGTGGTTAAACGGTTAAGCTGTTTTGAACGGCACTACTTTTGCCCCTGCCTTTAGTTCGTCCAGATAATCCGCCCATGTTTGCATCATCACTTTACGGTCTTTTAAGAATTGTGCTCTTTCATACGCCGTGCCCAATGGGTTCGCTACTGAATGGGCAAGCTGGCGTTCGATGTGTTTGGGGTCTAGTCCAAGCTCTTGTTCGCCTAGTGTTTGCGCTATAGCTCTAAAGCCGTGCCCTGTAATTTCTGCTTGCGTGTCATAGCCCATGTTGCGTAATGCGGCATTAATGGCATTTTCACTCATAGGCCGTTCATGTGTTCTGCCACCGGGGAAAACATACATGCCATGACCTGAGTATGGGCGCATGGTCTCGATAATGGCAACCGCCTGCCGCGACAATGGCACGATGTGTTGCGTTTTGG
Coding sequences within:
- a CDS encoding helix-turn-helix domain-containing protein; protein product: MDKKIAHTQAGVKEDTSNFNDNSAHNQRLKILDWLFEKDSITTAQAREYLDVMSPAPRIMELRRAGYQIVTFWDNWTSEHGIKHRIGRYVLTQKQPVEAI
- a CDS encoding AlpA family transcriptional regulator; protein product: MKAIHSNINPIMANFSHLSDDVHIRPKQAALLLGIGIATFWRLVSTGKLKTHKLTERTTTVRAGDLRAFMSGKVEG